The Phaseolus vulgaris cultivar G19833 unplaced genomic scaffold, P. vulgaris v2.0 scaffold_30, whole genome shotgun sequence genome window below encodes:
- the LOC137817327 gene encoding mitochondrial hydrolase YKR070W isoform X1 has protein sequence MSFHLLTKARKRTVFSYLLSRAFSHESQRPSRPSFGIAFDIDGVLLLGNSPVGGSPGALRKLYSADGGLKIPYVFLTNGGGFPEAKRAFELSQLLGVNVSPSQVLQGHSPFKQLVKRFENDLVVAVGKGEPAAVMTEYGFKCVLSMDEYASCFENIDPLAPYKKWTTKLAAIQNSKFNESFPRNDVFSKRVQAAFVVSDPVDWSRDIQVLCDILKTGGLPGRNVGPQPHIYFANDDLEYQTKFPSERLGMGAFRIALESVFNRIHPHCLEYTCFGKPHPSVFKNAEIVLQKLVASLYEDFYNRNHDNTSSFKTLYMIGDNPAVDIKGARQTGHPWFSILTRTGVFKGKDNHDKFSADLVVDTVEEAVDYILAKECAS, from the exons ATGAGCTTCCATCTCTTAACCAAAGCCAGAAAGCGAACAGTGTTTTCGTATCTACTCTCGCGCGCATTCTCTCACGAATCCCAACG ACCTAGCAGGCCTTCATTCGGCATCGCGTTCGACATCGATGGAGTCCTTTTGCTCGGAAATTCCCCCGTCGGTGGCTCTCCCGGAGCGCTCAGAAAGTTATACAGCGCTGAtg GTGGATTGAAAATCCCGTACGTTTTCCTCACCAATG GTGGTGGCTTTCCTGAAGCTAAAAGAGCTTTTGAACTAAGTCAACTGTTGGGTGTGAATGTCTCGCCTTCGCAG GTTTTACAGGGCCATTCACCATTTAAACAATTGGTCAAGAG ATTTGAGAATGATCTCGTTGTTGCTGTGGGAAAAGGGGAGCCTGCAGCTGTGATGACTGAATATGGTTTTAA atGTGTTCTTTCAATGGATGAATATGCCTCGTGCTTTGAAAACATTGATCCACTGGCTCCATACAAGAAATGGACTACCAAGCTGGCTGCTATACAGAATTCAAAGTTTAATGAGAGCTTTCCAAGGAATGATGTTTTCTCTAAAAGGGTTCAGGCAGCATTTGTAGTTAGTGACCCTGTCGATTGGAGCAGGGATATACAG GTACTCTGTGACATCTTAAAAACAGGAGGCCTTCCTGGAAGAAATGTTGGACCACAACCACATATATATTTTGCAAATGATGACCTTGAATACCAG ACTAAATTTCCTTCTGAACGTCTGGGCATGGGAGCATTCAGGATTGCGTTAGAATCCGTCTTCAATAG GATTCACCCACATTGCTTGGAGTATACCTgttttggcaaaccacacccaTCAGTATTCAAGAATGCAGAAATTGTGTTACAAAAACTCGTGGCATCACTTTATGAGGATTTCTACAATAGAAACCATGATAACACTTCATCTTTTAAAACGCTGTACATGATTGGAGATAATCCTGCAGTTGATATCAAAGGTGCTCGACAG ACGGGGCATCCTTGGTTTTCTATTCTCACCAGAACTGGAGTTTTCAAGGGGAAGGACAATCATGACAAATTTTCAGCAGATCTG GTGGTTGACACTGTCGAAGAAGCTGTGGACTACATATTGGCAAAGGAATGCGCTTCATAG
- the LOC137817327 gene encoding mitochondrial hydrolase YKR070W isoform X2 — MSFHLLTKARKRTVFSYLLSRAFSHESQRPSFGIAFDIDGVLLLGNSPVGGSPGALRKLYSADGGLKIPYVFLTNGGGFPEAKRAFELSQLLGVNVSPSQVLQGHSPFKQLVKRFENDLVVAVGKGEPAAVMTEYGFKCVLSMDEYASCFENIDPLAPYKKWTTKLAAIQNSKFNESFPRNDVFSKRVQAAFVVSDPVDWSRDIQVLCDILKTGGLPGRNVGPQPHIYFANDDLEYQTKFPSERLGMGAFRIALESVFNRIHPHCLEYTCFGKPHPSVFKNAEIVLQKLVASLYEDFYNRNHDNTSSFKTLYMIGDNPAVDIKGARQTGHPWFSILTRTGVFKGKDNHDKFSADLVVDTVEEAVDYILAKECAS; from the exons ATGAGCTTCCATCTCTTAACCAAAGCCAGAAAGCGAACAGTGTTTTCGTATCTACTCTCGCGCGCATTCTCTCACGAATCCCAACG GCCTTCATTCGGCATCGCGTTCGACATCGATGGAGTCCTTTTGCTCGGAAATTCCCCCGTCGGTGGCTCTCCCGGAGCGCTCAGAAAGTTATACAGCGCTGAtg GTGGATTGAAAATCCCGTACGTTTTCCTCACCAATG GTGGTGGCTTTCCTGAAGCTAAAAGAGCTTTTGAACTAAGTCAACTGTTGGGTGTGAATGTCTCGCCTTCGCAG GTTTTACAGGGCCATTCACCATTTAAACAATTGGTCAAGAG ATTTGAGAATGATCTCGTTGTTGCTGTGGGAAAAGGGGAGCCTGCAGCTGTGATGACTGAATATGGTTTTAA atGTGTTCTTTCAATGGATGAATATGCCTCGTGCTTTGAAAACATTGATCCACTGGCTCCATACAAGAAATGGACTACCAAGCTGGCTGCTATACAGAATTCAAAGTTTAATGAGAGCTTTCCAAGGAATGATGTTTTCTCTAAAAGGGTTCAGGCAGCATTTGTAGTTAGTGACCCTGTCGATTGGAGCAGGGATATACAG GTACTCTGTGACATCTTAAAAACAGGAGGCCTTCCTGGAAGAAATGTTGGACCACAACCACATATATATTTTGCAAATGATGACCTTGAATACCAG ACTAAATTTCCTTCTGAACGTCTGGGCATGGGAGCATTCAGGATTGCGTTAGAATCCGTCTTCAATAG GATTCACCCACATTGCTTGGAGTATACCTgttttggcaaaccacacccaTCAGTATTCAAGAATGCAGAAATTGTGTTACAAAAACTCGTGGCATCACTTTATGAGGATTTCTACAATAGAAACCATGATAACACTTCATCTTTTAAAACGCTGTACATGATTGGAGATAATCCTGCAGTTGATATCAAAGGTGCTCGACAG ACGGGGCATCCTTGGTTTTCTATTCTCACCAGAACTGGAGTTTTCAAGGGGAAGGACAATCATGACAAATTTTCAGCAGATCTG GTGGTTGACACTGTCGAAGAAGCTGTGGACTACATATTGGCAAAGGAATGCGCTTCATAG
- the LOC137817321 gene encoding enoyl-[acyl-carrier-protein] reductase, mitochondrial: MLRQLGMHAPRVAFNFKPSRLVYGGGGQILITRALSSTAVSPPSKAIVYDVHGPPDTVTNLVEVPGVEVKEKEVCVKMLAAPINPSDINRIQGVYPVRPNPPAVGGHEGVGEVFSVGSSVTSLSPGDWVIPSPPSFGTWQTYIVKNENVWHKIEKGVPMEYAATITVNPLTALLMLEHCVTLNSGDAIVQNGATSMVGQCVIQLAKSRGIHSINIIRDRPGVNEVKEMLKNLGADEVFTESELEVKNVKSLLGGIPEPALGFNCVGGNAASLVLKFLRQGGTMVTYGGMSKKPVSVSTSSFIFKDLSLRGFWLQKWLNADKAEESRGMVDRLLSLVQEGKLKYKMELVPFDDFSSALDKSLGKLGSQPKQVIKF, from the exons ATGTTGCGACAGTTGGGAATGCACGCGCCGCGTGTGGCCTTTAACTTCAAGCCGAGTAGGTTAGTTTACGGTGGTGGCGGCCAAATATTAATCACACGAGCATTGTCCTCCACCGCCGTGTCGCCGCCGTCGAAGGCGATCGTGTACGATGTGCACGGGCCACCGGACACGGTGACTAATTTGGTGGAGGTTCCGGGCGTTGAAGTGAAAGAAAAGGAGGTGTGTGTGAAGATGCTAGCTGCTCCTATCAACCCCTCCGATATCAATAGAATACAGGGCGTTTATCCGGTGCGGCCAAACCCACCGGCAGTGGGTGGACACGAAGGCGTTGGAGAAGTTTTCTCAGTGGGCTCCTCGGTCACCTCTCTCTCTCCCGGTGACTGGGTTATTCCCTCTCCACCCTCTTTCG GGACGTGGCAGACGTATATTGTGAAGAATGAGAATGTTTGGCACAAGATAGAAAAGGGTGTGCCTATGGAATATGCGGCTACAATTACTGTTAATCCCTTGACTGCACTTCTCATGCTTGAACACTGTGTTACTTTGAACTCTG GAGATGCTATTGTGCAGAATGGGGCTACCAGCATGGTTGGCCAGTGTGTCATTCAGCTTGCCAAATCTCGTGGCATTCACAGCATTAACATTATAAGGGACAG ACCTGGGGTCAATGAAGTAAAAGAAATGCTTAAGAATTTGGGTGCTGATGAAGTTTTCACTGAGAGCGAATTGGAAGTGAAGAATGTCAAGAGTCTCCTG GGTGGTATACCTGAACCTGCACTGGGATTTAATTGTGTTGGTGGCAATGCTGCTTCTTTGGTACTCAAGTTTTTGAG ACAGGGAGGAACTATGGTGACATATGGTGGAATGTCTAAAAAACCTGTCTCTGTGTCAACATCATCCTTCATATTTAAG GATCTTTCTTTGAGGGGATTCTGGTTGCAGAAGTGGTTGAACGCAGATAAAGCTGAAGAGAGTAGAGGAATGGTAGACAGACTTTTGAGTCTTGTGCAAGAAGGAAAGTTAAAATACAA AATGGAATTGGTTCCCTTTGACGATTTCAGCTCAGCATTGGATAAATCTCTAGGAAAACTTGGGAGCCAACCTAAGCAAGTTATCAAATTCTAA
- the LOC137817342 gene encoding probable serine/threonine-protein kinase PBL5, translating to MGCFRCTGKSSKKSNNVNRTQKNIVAVSKIDLNVNGKSEDNHRKPDQLSMDAKNLNLKEISDEGKVKSYRAQTFTFDELATATGNFMSDCFLGEGGFGKVYKGFIEKINQVVAIKQLDLYGHQGIREFVVEVLTLSLADHPNLVTLIGFCAEGEERLLVYEYMPLGSLENHLQDLPRSRKPLDWNTRMKIAAGAARGLEYLHDIMKPPVIYRDLKCSNILLGEGYHPKLSDFGLAKVGPCGDQTHVSTRVMGTYGYCAPDYAMTGQLTFKSDIYSFGVVLLEIITGRKAIDHMKPPKEQNLVAWARPLFKNRRRFSEMVDPLLEGHYPVRGLYQVLAIAAMCVQEQPSMRPVIADVVTALNYLESQKYDPQLHSVQSSGFSSRARTNDHRLTVSYGSDPRVRKVDHKLLGSSGNSSGSETESYIEVLSSPRLRSDGHKHFYSNDSS from the exons atgggtTGCTTTCGTTGCACAGGCAAATCAAGCAAAAAATCCAACAACGTTAATCGCACCCAGAAGAACATTGTTGCTG TTTCCAAAATTGATTTGAATGTGAATGGTAAAAGTGAAGATAATCATCGTAAACCTGATCAACTATCTATGGACGCAaagaatttgaatttaaaagagATTTCTGATGAAGGAAAAGTTAAAAGTTATCGGGCACAAACATTTACTTTTGATGAGCTTGCAACTGCAACAGGGAATTTTATGTCAGATTGCTTTCTGGGTGAAGGAGGGTTTGGCAAGGTTTATAAGGGGTTCATAGAGAAAATAAATCAG GTTGTGGCAATAAAGCAACTAGACCTTTATGGGCATCAAGGAATTAGGGAATTTGTTGTTGAAGTATTGACCTTGAGTTTGGCAGATCACCCTAATTTGGTCACATTGATTGGGTTTTGTGCTGAGGGAGAGGAAAGGCTACTGGTTTATGAGTACATGCCATTAGGGTCTTTGGAGAACCATTTGCAGG ATCTTCCACGTAGTAGAAAACCACTTGATTGGAATACAAGAATGAAAATTGCAGCTGGTGCAGCTAGAGGTTTAGAGTATTTGCATGATATAATGAAGCCTCCAGTCATATACCGTGACTTGAAGTGCTCCAATATTTTATTAGGTGAGGGTTATCATCCCAAGTTATCTGATTTTGGCTTGGCAAAAGTAGGACCATGTGGTGATCAGACCCATGTATCAACAAGAGTTATGGGAACATATGGGTATTGTGCCCCAGATTATGCAATGACGGGTCAATTGACCTTCAAGTCTGACATTTATAGCTTTGGAGTTGTTCTTTTGGAGATCATCACAGGTAGGAAGGCCATTGACCACATGAAACCTCCTAAAGAACAAAATCTAGTTGCATGG GCAAGACCTTTGTTCAAGAACAGAAGAAGATTCTCGGAGATGGTTGATCCATTGCTTGAAGGTCACTATCCAGTAAGAGGTTTGTACCAAGTTCTTGCCATTGCTGCCATGTGTGTTCAAGAACAACCTAGTATGCGGCCTGTGATAGCTGATGTGGTCACAGCTCTAAATTACCTTGAATCCCAGAAGTACGATCCCCAACTTCATTCAGTTCAAAGCTCTGGTTTCTCTTCAAGAGCAAGAACCAATGATCAtagactaactgttagctatgGTTCTGATCCAAGAGTGAGAAAAGTTGATCATAAACTACTTGGTAGTAGTGGCAATAGTAGTGGTTCTGAGACAGAAAGCTATATAGAAGTTCTATCTTCTCCAAGACTGCGAAGTGATGGTCATAAACATTTCTATAGTAATGACAGTTCTTGA
- the LOC137817322 gene encoding uncharacterized protein, with the protein MYSSSHQRMLHTGSKTIITWLILITIVLYTLYSSNVILFSNDQEDCTTSTTNLKEATQENLQISTYNDTSSKTIDTDEGVEKKKPLVEKLSRQREVVIDNNDDDNGEAEAHAEEKNKEEEKDNNYPVVVRLTPKQMSGRQETEVKHIVFGIAGSSNLWHVRKEYIKIWWRPNETRGVVWLDQAVRTQKNEKLPNIHISGDTSNFKYTNRQGQRSALRISRVVTETLKLGMKDVRWFVMGDDDTVFMVDNVVRILSKYNHKHFFYIGSSSESHVQNMHFSYAMAYGGGGFAISYPLAQELAKIQDQCIQRYPDLYGSDDRIQACMAELGVPLTKEAGFHQYDVYGDLLGLLGAHPVAPLVSLHHLDVVQPIFPKMTRVSALRHLMESVNQDSGSIMQQSICYDKHNYWSISVSWGYVVQILRGVLSPRELEMPSRTFLNWYRRADYTAYAFNTRPVAKHPCQKPFVYYMTKTHYDSTTKQVVGVYNRDNSKPPFCRWRMNSPEKITSVVVTKKTDSLRWKKSPRRDCCRILSSHKSATTMYLWVGNCQEGEVTEL; encoded by the exons ATGTACTCTTCTTCCCATCAACGCATGCTCCACACAGGCTCCAAAACAATCATCACTTGGTTGATCCTAATCACCATTGTTCTCTACACCCTTTATTCTTCCAACGTTATCCTTTTCAGCAATGATCAAGAAGACTGCACCACTTCCACCACCAATCTAAAGGAAGCCACCCAAGAAAACCTTCAGATAAGTACTTACAACGATACTTCCTCAAAAACTATAGATACCGATGAAGGCGTTGAAAAGAAAAAACCATTAGTAGAGAAATTATCAAGACAAAGAGAGGTTGTTATtgataataatgatgatgataatggtGAAGCTGAAGCTCATgcagaagaaaaaaacaaagaagaggaaaaagataataattatcCCGTGGTAGTTAGATTAACTCCTAAGCAAATGTCTGGGAGACAAGAAACTGAGGTTAAACACATTGTTTTTGGGATAGCAGGTTCATCAAACTTGTGGCATGTTAGGAAAGAGTATATTAAGATATGGTGGAGACCTAATGAAACTAGAGGGGTAGTGTGGTTGGATCAGGCAGTGAGGACTCAAAAAAATGAGAAGTTACCTAATATTCATATCTCTGGGGACACTTCAAATTTTAAGTATACAAATCGGCAAGGTCAAAGATCAGCTTTAAGGATATCAAGGGTGGTGACTGAGACATTGAAACTTGGGATGAAGGATGTGAGATGGTTCGTGATGGGGGATGATGACACTGTGTTTATGGTGGATAATGTGGTTAGAATTCTTTCTAAATACAACCATAAGCACTTTTTTTATATTGGAAGCTCATCTGAAAGCCATGTTCAGAACATGCATTTCTCATACGCCATGGCGTATGGTGGGGGAGGATTTGCCATAAGCTACCCACTTGCCCAGGAACTTGCAAAGATACAAGATCAATGCATTCAACGATATCCTGATTTGTATGGTAGTGATGATAGAATTCAAGCTTGCATGGCAGAGCTAGGTGTGCCTCTAACAAAGGAAGCTGGCTTTCACCAG TATGATGTGTATGGAGACTTGTTAGGGCTTTTAGGGGCACATCCAGTGGCTCCACTTGTATCATTACACCACCTTGATGTTGTGCAACCAATATTCCCAAAGATGACAAGAGTATCAGCCTTAAGACATCTAATGGAATCAGTGAATCAGGACTCAGGCAGCATAATGCAACAATCAATATGTTATGACAAACACAATTATTGGTCAATATCTGTTTCATGGGGCTATGTGGTTCAAATCTTAAGGGGAGTATTGTCCCCTAGAGAATTGGAAATGCCATCACGAACCTTCCTCAACTGGTATAGAAGAGCTGATTACACTGCATATGCTTTCAACACAAGACCTGTTGCAAAGCACCCATGTCAGAAGCCCTTTGTTTACTACATGACCAAAACTCATTACGACTCCACCACAAAACAAGTTGTTGGTGTTTACAATCGTGACAACTCGAAACCCCCTTTTTGTCGATGGAGAATGAATTCACCAGAGAAAATAACCTCCGTTGTAGTTACAAAAAAAACAGATTCTTTGCGTTGGAAAAAG TCACCGAGAAGAGATTGTTGTAGAATATTATCGTCACACAAGAGCGCAACTACTATGTATTTATGGGTGGGAAATTGTCAAGAGGGTGAAGTCACTGAATTGTAG